In Limosilactobacillus sp. WILCCON 0051, a single window of DNA contains:
- a CDS encoding YceD family protein, whose translation MKWTLAELHRYHDEPLHIQSTFDLNASLTERFPNQVLNCQPVEVDGYVVYDQGDATLSVNVKTTLTVPSSRSLKPVELPLDFAFVETYVNDETHVGRYQDDDLVFVLPDPHDTIDFDNVLAENIIEQVPMQVLSEDEKNSSQMPNGKGWEVVAEDNINQVPDKEHVDPRFAKLKNLFPDQDNQN comes from the coding sequence GTGAAATGGACGTTGGCTGAACTTCATCGCTATCATGATGAGCCGCTGCATATTCAAAGTACTTTTGATCTAAACGCATCACTGACAGAACGGTTCCCTAATCAGGTCCTTAACTGTCAGCCTGTTGAGGTTGACGGCTACGTGGTCTATGATCAGGGTGATGCTACTTTAAGCGTCAACGTTAAGACAACGCTGACCGTACCATCCAGCCGTTCGCTGAAACCGGTCGAATTGCCATTGGATTTTGCTTTTGTCGAAACCTATGTCAATGATGAAACGCATGTTGGTCGCTATCAAGACGATGACTTGGTTTTCGTTTTACCTGATCCGCATGACACGATTGATTTTGACAATGTTTTGGCGGAAAATATCATTGAGCAGGTTCCAATGCAGGTATTGTCCGAAGATGAAAAAAACAGCTCGCAGATGCCAAATGGCAAAGGCTGGGAAGTTGTTGCCGAGGACAATATCAATCAGGTACCGGATAAGGAACATGTTGATCCACGTTTCGCTAAGCTAAAAAATTTATTTCCTGATCAGGATAACCAAAATTAG
- a CDS encoding nucleotidyltransferase encodes MHAVGLVTEYNPFHNGHRYHLSQARELTHAEVVVAVMSGNFTQRGEPTLLDKWQRAQAALTNGVDLVVELPIFMAVQPAHRFAAGALELLAALGVDDVVFGAEHPEWDFKQLVAAEQNFTASGFSQYNATFATQFNEQLKNQTGLSLTDPNDILSFGYYKAQIKERLPLRLHPIQRRGSQYHDERIEGKIASASAIRQAVLEHGDFKQAVPVQTAQQLQKLQQVPSWDAMYPMLRNQLIQAPVEQLAQIYQMAEGLEYRMKDAAQRNLSFAGFMKAVKTKRYTYAHLLRVYLYTILQLTESQVSDHLKRPYLHVLGFNERGRDYLHSIKKQVELPLLTKIDQNLRDDLLNLDYRAGKLYQTFTPVEQDLKHAPVIVKGVKE; translated from the coding sequence ATGCATGCCGTGGGGTTGGTAACCGAGTATAATCCTTTTCATAACGGTCATCGCTATCACCTCAGCCAAGCGCGGGAGCTAACCCATGCTGAAGTTGTCGTCGCCGTAATGAGTGGCAATTTTACGCAGCGCGGCGAACCAACGCTGCTTGACAAATGGCAGCGCGCACAGGCGGCCCTGACTAACGGCGTCGACCTGGTCGTTGAACTGCCGATCTTTATGGCCGTGCAGCCAGCCCATCGTTTTGCGGCCGGAGCCTTGGAACTGTTAGCGGCCTTAGGAGTTGATGACGTGGTCTTTGGTGCTGAACATCCAGAATGGGATTTTAAGCAGCTGGTAGCCGCGGAGCAAAACTTTACGGCCAGCGGCTTTAGTCAGTACAACGCGACTTTTGCCACGCAGTTTAATGAACAGCTGAAAAATCAGACCGGATTGTCATTGACTGATCCTAACGACATCCTGTCATTTGGCTATTATAAGGCACAGATCAAGGAGCGGCTGCCGCTTCGTCTGCACCCGATTCAGCGGCGTGGCAGTCAGTACCATGATGAGCGCATTGAGGGAAAGATTGCCAGTGCCAGTGCGATTCGGCAAGCAGTTTTAGAGCATGGCGATTTTAAGCAGGCAGTTCCCGTACAGACGGCCCAGCAGCTGCAAAAGCTTCAGCAGGTGCCAAGCTGGGATGCAATGTATCCAATGCTGCGCAATCAGCTGATTCAAGCCCCCGTCGAGCAGCTGGCCCAGATCTATCAGATGGCAGAAGGACTGGAATATCGCATGAAAGACGCGGCTCAGCGTAATCTGAGTTTTGCTGGCTTTATGAAGGCAGTCAAAACAAAGCGCTATACCTATGCGCATCTGTTAAGAGTCTATCTGTATACGATCCTGCAGCTTACCGAGTCGCAGGTGAGTGATCATCTTAAACGGCCCTATCTGCATGTTTTGGGTTTTAATGAACGCGGCAGAGACTATCTGCATTCGATTAAGAAGCAGGTTGAATTGCCGCTTTTAACCAAGATTGATCAAAATCTGCGTGACGATCTGCTCAATCTCGACTATCGCGCAGGCAAGCTTTACCAGACTTTTACGCCGGTTGAGCAGGATTTAAAGCATGCGCCGGTGATTGTTAAGGGTGTCAAGGAATAA
- a CDS encoding class I SAM-dependent methyltransferase, protein MIYGTFAQLYDELFESDMYQQWREFVESRLPKNARTILDVAGGAGRLGVLLAQDGYQVVDFDFSEEMLSLAFKHAQEAQVPMTLVQGDMRDLNGLEQYDAITCFADSLCYLDDFNDVQATLKQMAAHLKDDGWLLFDVITPYQTDEIYPGYMYNYEDPDEQRAFLWRSYADDDVEHGVIHELTFFNRLPDDHYQRLHETHFERAYELKDWREALLKAGFNQIEVKADFGSQAIDEKTTRWFFTCRKQVN, encoded by the coding sequence ATGATTTACGGAACGTTTGCTCAGCTGTACGATGAATTGTTTGAAAGCGACATGTATCAGCAATGGCGTGAATTTGTCGAGAGCCGGCTGCCAAAAAACGCGCGGACGATTTTGGACGTTGCTGGGGGCGCAGGACGACTGGGCGTTTTATTGGCACAAGATGGCTATCAGGTCGTTGATTTTGATTTTTCAGAAGAGATGCTGAGTCTGGCTTTTAAGCATGCCCAAGAAGCACAGGTGCCAATGACGCTGGTACAAGGCGATATGCGTGATCTGAACGGCTTGGAACAGTATGATGCGATTACCTGCTTTGCCGACTCGCTTTGCTATCTGGATGATTTTAACGATGTCCAGGCAACGCTCAAACAGATGGCGGCGCATTTAAAAGATGATGGCTGGCTGCTGTTTGACGTCATTACGCCATATCAGACCGATGAAATCTATCCTGGCTATATGTACAACTATGAAGATCCTGATGAGCAGCGGGCCTTTTTATGGCGCAGCTATGCCGATGATGACGTTGAGCATGGCGTGATCCATGAATTAACCTTTTTTAACCGCCTGCCTGATGATCACTATCAGCGGCTCCATGAAACGCATTTTGAACGAGCCTATGAGCTAAAGGACTGGCGAGAAGCGCTTTTAAAGGCTGGCTTTAATCAGATTGAGGTTAAAGCTGATTTTGGCAGCCAAGCGATTGATGAAAAAACAACGCGCTGGTTCTTTACTTGTCGAAAGCAGGTGAATTGA
- the rsfS gene encoding ribosome silencing factor, with the protein MDSKELLKMAVQAADGRRAEDITALKVDAITPMADYFVIMTGGSNRQVQAIANAIIEAAHENGVDIKSVEGKQEAQWILIDLGDVVVHVFREETRHYYNLEKLWSDAPLVDLSEWVKE; encoded by the coding sequence ATGGACAGCAAAGAATTATTAAAAATGGCCGTACAGGCAGCTGATGGTCGGCGTGCCGAAGATATTACGGCCTTAAAAGTCGATGCGATTACGCCAATGGCTGATTATTTCGTTATTATGACCGGGGGATCCAATCGTCAGGTCCAAGCCATTGCCAACGCGATTATCGAAGCCGCTCATGAAAACGGCGTCGATATCAAGAGCGTCGAAGGCAAGCAGGAGGCACAGTGGATCCTGATTGATCTTGGCGATGTTGTCGTACACGTCTTTCGTGAAGAAACGCGCCATTACTATAATCTGGAAAAGCTTTGGTCCGACGCGCCGCTGGTTGACTTGAGCGAATGGGTTAAAGAATAG
- the yqeK gene encoding bis(5'-nucleosyl)-tetraphosphatase (symmetrical) YqeK has protein sequence MSDELIYQEHLIPMTRQELIEHLRAALRDKRFEHVLRVEKTAIELAGQYGVDVEAASIAGLCHDYAKQRADEDFIKVIKAKKLDPDLLNYGNAIWHGFVGAEMVKDELGVHDEDILNAIRFHTTGAAYMTKLAQIIYMADYIEPGRDFPAVKKARKLTRQDLGAGVAYQTKHTLLYLIKNNAPIHPQTLATFNAWVPQYGKEID, from the coding sequence ATGAGTGATGAATTGATTTATCAAGAGCATTTGATTCCAATGACGCGCCAAGAGCTGATTGAGCATCTGCGGGCCGCCTTGCGTGATAAGCGTTTTGAACATGTATTGCGTGTTGAGAAAACCGCAATTGAATTGGCAGGACAATATGGCGTTGATGTAGAAGCGGCCAGCATTGCCGGACTTTGTCATGATTATGCCAAGCAGCGTGCTGATGAGGACTTTATCAAGGTAATCAAGGCCAAAAAGCTGGATCCTGATCTTTTAAACTATGGCAACGCAATCTGGCATGGTTTTGTCGGCGCTGAGATGGTTAAAGACGAACTGGGCGTGCATGATGAAGATATTTTGAACGCCATTCGCTTCCATACAACGGGGGCAGCCTACATGACCAAGCTGGCGCAGATCATCTATATGGCAGACTATATTGAACCAGGTCGTGACTTTCCGGCCGTAAAAAAAGCGCGCAAGCTTACCAGGCAGGATCTGGGAGCTGGCGTTGCCTATCAGACCAAGCATACGCTGCTTTACCTGATCAAAAACAATGCCCCGATTCATCCACAGACTTTGGCAACCTTTAATGCATGGGTGCCGCAATATGGAAAGGAAATTGATTAA
- a CDS encoding nicotinate-nucleotide adenylyltransferase, translating to MAIPKPQVQRTSFQHRKRIGIYGGTFNPVHNAHLLAADQVGKTLLLNKVLFMPDMIPPHVDHKEAIDAEDRVNMLQLAIEDNPLFGIEMAEIERGGISYTYDTMKYLKEKHPDTDYYFIIGGDMVDYLPKWHEIDKLVKLVNFVGVRRPGAQNDSQYPVIWVDVPGVDFSSTDIRDRIKQGRSIRYMVPDKVAEYIKEHQLYHE from the coding sequence ATTGCGATCCCTAAGCCGCAAGTTCAGCGTACCAGCTTTCAGCATCGCAAGCGAATCGGTATTTATGGCGGTACGTTTAATCCTGTGCATAACGCTCATTTACTGGCAGCGGATCAAGTTGGCAAAACGCTCCTATTGAACAAGGTGCTTTTCATGCCTGACATGATCCCGCCGCATGTTGATCATAAAGAGGCCATTGATGCTGAAGACCGCGTTAATATGCTGCAGCTGGCAATTGAGGACAATCCTTTGTTTGGCATTGAAATGGCTGAAATTGAGCGGGGCGGCATCAGCTATACCTACGATACGATGAAATATCTAAAAGAAAAGCACCCCGATACCGACTATTACTTTATTATCGGTGGCGATATGGTAGACTATCTGCCAAAATGGCACGAGATCGATAAGTTGGTTAAATTGGTAAACTTTGTCGGCGTCCGGCGGCCTGGAGCTCAAAATGACTCGCAGTATCCGGTGATCTGGGTTGACGTACCAGGCGTCGACTTCAGTTCAACCGATATTCGCGATCGGATCAAGCAGGGCCGTTCGATTCGCTATATGGTTCCCGATAAGGTTGCCGAATATATTAAGGAGCATCAGCTATATCATGAGTGA
- the yhbY gene encoding ribosome assembly RNA-binding protein YhbY, with the protein MNLRGKQKRFLRAQANHLQPLFAVGKNGLTQAWLAQLDGALDKRELIKVSILQNADETTGDVKEFIEQNSDIQVVQEIGRVLVLFKVSSNPKLRELSQRVERI; encoded by the coding sequence ATGAATCTTCGCGGAAAGCAGAAGCGTTTTTTGCGTGCACAGGCTAACCATCTCCAGCCATTATTTGCAGTTGGCAAGAATGGTCTAACCCAGGCTTGGCTTGCACAATTGGATGGTGCCTTGGACAAGCGTGAGCTGATCAAGGTCAGCATTTTGCAGAATGCCGATGAAACGACTGGCGATGTCAAAGAATTCATTGAACAAAACAGTGATATCCAAGTCGTGCAAGAGATCGGCCGGGTGCTGGTTTTGTTTAAGGTATCAAGCAATCCCAAGCTGCGGGAACTCTCACAGCGTGTTGAACGCATCTAG
- the yqeH gene encoding ribosome biogenesis GTPase YqeH codes for MTEMHDEELRCIGCGAIIQTTDPDGLGYTPNSALKKGLETGELYCQRCFRLRHYNEIAPVSLTDDDFLRLLNHIRDAHALIVYVVDIFDFNGSLIPGLHRFVGNDNPVLLVGNKEDVLPRSLRRRKLTDWLRQQANLAGLRPIDTLLVSAKKNHQIDQLLAEIEKHRADRDVYVVGVTNVGKSTLINAIIKQQTGVQDLITTSRFPGTTLDKIEIPLDDGHKLVDTPGIIHQEQMAHVLSAKDLKIVAPQKEIKPRTFQLNDSQTIFLGGVARFDYVKGPHAGIVAYFENSLPLHRTKLANADEFYKKHCGDLLTPPTSDEMADFPPLERHEFAIKEKSDLVFEGLGWITVPAGTTVAGWAPKGVDVLVRRAMI; via the coding sequence ATGACAGAAATGCATGATGAAGAACTGCGCTGCATTGGCTGTGGCGCGATAATTCAGACAACTGATCCGGATGGCTTGGGATATACGCCCAATTCAGCACTGAAAAAAGGACTGGAAACAGGTGAGCTTTACTGTCAGCGCTGCTTTAGACTGCGTCATTACAACGAGATCGCGCCAGTCTCTTTGACTGATGATGATTTTTTGCGTCTGTTAAACCATATTCGTGATGCGCACGCCCTAATCGTTTATGTCGTGGACATCTTTGACTTTAATGGCAGTCTGATTCCGGGACTGCACCGCTTTGTGGGTAATGACAATCCAGTCTTGTTGGTTGGCAATAAAGAAGACGTACTGCCTCGTTCGCTGCGCCGGCGCAAATTGACGGACTGGCTGCGGCAACAGGCTAATCTGGCTGGTTTGCGGCCAATCGATACGCTGCTTGTCTCGGCCAAAAAGAACCATCAGATTGATCAGCTGCTGGCTGAGATTGAAAAGCATCGTGCCGATCGCGACGTCTATGTCGTTGGGGTAACCAACGTCGGCAAGTCGACCTTGATCAATGCCATCATCAAGCAGCAGACTGGGGTTCAAGACTTGATTACGACTTCGCGTTTTCCTGGCACGACGCTGGATAAGATCGAGATTCCGCTGGATGATGGTCATAAGCTGGTTGACACGCCAGGGATCATTCATCAAGAACAAATGGCGCATGTCTTATCGGCTAAGGACCTAAAGATCGTGGCCCCACAAAAGGAAATTAAGCCGAGAACCTTCCAGCTTAATGATTCACAGACCATCTTTTTAGGCGGCGTGGCTCGTTTTGATTACGTCAAGGGACCACATGCCGGTATCGTAGCCTATTTTGAAAACAGTCTGCCGCTGCACCGGACCAAACTGGCCAATGCAGATGAATTTTACAAAAAACACTGTGGCGATTTACTGACGCCGCCAACCAGTGATGAAATGGCAGATTTTCCGCCGCTTGAACGGCATGAGTTTGCCATTAAGGAAAAAAGCGATCTGGTCTTTGAGGGCTTGGGCTGGATCACGGTACCAGCTGGCACGACGGTAGCCGGATGGGCGCCTAAGGGAGTCGATGTCTTGGTACGTCGTGCAATGATCTGA
- a CDS encoding YqeG family HAD IIIA-type phosphatase, whose translation MLEMFKPTWMIERAYEISPAALKRQGIRAVFSDLDNTLIAWNNPNGTPELRAWMEELHQAGIPLIVVSNNSRARIGKAVQKLDLPYVARSLKPLSFGITRARKKLGLATSEVVMVGDQLLTDVAAANHAHIRSILVKPLIETDKWVTRPNRFMEKFVMQDLQKQYPDMDWQEELK comes from the coding sequence ATGCTCGAAATGTTTAAACCGACTTGGATGATTGAACGCGCTTATGAGATCTCGCCAGCGGCTCTCAAGCGTCAAGGTATCCGAGCCGTCTTCAGTGATTTGGACAATACATTGATTGCCTGGAACAATCCAAACGGGACGCCAGAATTGCGGGCCTGGATGGAAGAACTGCATCAGGCAGGAATTCCATTGATCGTTGTCTCTAATAACAGTCGGGCGCGAATCGGCAAGGCAGTTCAAAAGCTGGATCTGCCATACGTTGCGCGGTCACTTAAGCCGCTTAGCTTTGGCATTACAAGGGCACGTAAGAAGCTGGGCCTGGCAACTTCTGAGGTCGTAATGGTTGGCGATCAGCTGCTGACCGACGTGGCCGCCGCCAATCATGCTCATATTCGCAGTATCTTGGTTAAGCCGCTGATTGAAACCGATAAGTGGGTGACGCGGCCAAATCGTTTTATGGAAAAATTCGTTATGCAGGATTTACAAAAACAGTATCCAGATATGGACTGGCAGGAGGAACTTAAATAG
- the rplT gene encoding 50S ribosomal protein L20 yields the protein MRVKGGTVTRARRKRIMKLAKGYTGSKHRLFKTAKDQVMKSGLYAFRDRKANKRNFRELWIARINAGARQNGISYSKLMHGLKLANIDMNRKMLADLAVNDAEAFKAVVDEAKKALN from the coding sequence ATGCGAGTTAAGGGTGGAACTGTTACGCGCGCACGTCGTAAGCGCATCATGAAGTTGGCTAAGGGTTACACTGGTTCCAAGCACCGTCTGTTCAAGACTGCCAAGGACCAAGTTATGAAGAGCGGTCTGTACGCATTCCGTGACCGCAAGGCTAACAAGCGCAACTTCCGTGAATTGTGGATTGCCCGGATTAACGCGGGTGCCCGTCAAAATGGTATCAGCTACAGCAAGCTGATGCATGGCCTGAAGCTGGCTAACATCGACATGAACCGTAAGATGCTGGCTGACTTGGCTGTTAACGACGCTGAAGCCTTTAAGGCCGTAGTTGATGAAGCTAAGAAGGCCCTCAACTAA
- the rpmI gene encoding 50S ribosomal protein L35, with protein sequence MPKMKTNRAAAKRFKRTAKGGFKSAQAFTSHRFHGKTKKQRRQLRGLSMMDKSNVKRYKKMLPAK encoded by the coding sequence ATGCCAAAGATGAAGACTAATCGCGCTGCTGCTAAGCGTTTCAAGCGTACTGCCAAGGGTGGCTTCAAGAGTGCCCAAGCTTTCACCAGCCACCGTTTCCACGGTAAGACGAAGAAGCAACGTCGTCAACTGCGTGGCCTTTCCATGATGGACAAGTCCAACGTAAAACGTTACAAGAAGATGCTTCCTGCCAAGTAA
- the infC gene encoding translation initiation factor IF-3: MIVNDGIRAREVRLIDQNGEQLGIKSKREALQLAEDAGLDLVLVAPKARPAVARIMDYGKYRFEMQKKEREARKNQKTVTVKEIRLSPSIDTNDFNVKLKRVRTFIEKGDKVRVSIRFRGRAITHKDIGRDMIEKMAEETKDIATVVQRPKMEGRSMFLTLAPAADKAKK, from the coding sequence ATGATTGTCAATGACGGTATTCGTGCACGGGAAGTTCGTCTGATCGACCAAAATGGTGAACAACTGGGCATCAAGTCCAAACGTGAAGCTTTGCAGCTGGCTGAGGATGCCGGCCTTGATCTGGTGCTGGTTGCGCCCAAGGCCCGTCCTGCAGTCGCACGGATTATGGACTACGGGAAGTACCGTTTTGAGATGCAAAAGAAAGAACGGGAAGCCCGCAAGAACCAAAAGACGGTCACGGTTAAAGAAATCCGCCTGAGTCCTTCGATCGATACCAACGACTTCAACGTTAAGCTGAAGCGTGTGCGGACGTTTATCGAAAAGGGCGACAAGGTACGAGTTTCGATTCGTTTCCGTGGTCGGGCAATTACCCATAAGGATATCGGACGTGACATGATTGAAAAGATGGCCGAAGAAACTAAGGACATCGCAACGGTTGTGCAACGGCCAAAGATGGAAGGGCGCAGCATGTTCTTAACGCTGGCCCCTGCTGCTGATAAGGCAAAAAAATAA
- the dnaI gene encoding primosomal protein DnaI yields the protein MRPIIETINSIIGGQSGSPQYQELIKKAYQDPEVQSFLRKHRAELTDEQIKRGGSKLYEFYHEKMLLQNHQTSIAPGYTPQLVVSAGRIDVVYVPTAQLKAQQQAAELRQRVTTVRMPKFIRQADFAHVIRDNDDRVNALQAAINFTKTYRPGQFQPGMYLSGNFGVGKTYLLGATANALAERGIISTMVHFPSFAVEMKGAIKDGTVDERRDAIKKAPILMLDDIGADSMSAWVRDDVLGVILEYRMQEELPTFFSSNFTMQQLEDQHLAIDAQGAREPLKAKRIMQRIRFLSREYYIEGENMRAGN from the coding sequence ATGCGTCCTATCATAGAAACCATTAACTCAATTATCGGCGGGCAAAGCGGCTCACCTCAGTATCAGGAACTGATTAAAAAGGCCTACCAAGATCCTGAGGTGCAGAGCTTTTTGCGTAAGCACCGCGCTGAACTGACTGATGAGCAGATCAAGCGGGGCGGATCAAAACTTTATGAGTTCTACCATGAAAAAATGCTGCTCCAAAATCATCAGACCAGCATTGCACCTGGCTATACTCCTCAGCTGGTCGTCAGCGCCGGCCGAATTGACGTCGTCTATGTGCCGACCGCTCAGCTTAAGGCACAGCAGCAGGCTGCCGAGTTAAGGCAGCGCGTAACGACCGTTCGGATGCCTAAATTTATTCGCCAGGCCGATTTTGCTCATGTAATTCGTGATAATGACGATCGCGTCAATGCTCTGCAGGCGGCGATCAATTTTACCAAAACCTATCGTCCGGGCCAGTTTCAACCCGGAATGTATCTTTCTGGAAACTTTGGGGTTGGCAAGACCTACCTGTTAGGCGCCACCGCCAATGCTTTGGCTGAACGCGGCATTATCTCAACCATGGTGCATTTTCCAAGCTTTGCCGTTGAGATGAAAGGCGCAATCAAGGATGGCACGGTTGATGAACGGCGGGATGCCATCAAAAAGGCACCGATCCTAATGCTGGATGATATTGGCGCCGATTCAATGTCGGCATGGGTTCGTGACGATGTCTTGGGCGTAATTTTGGAATACCGAATGCAAGAAGAACTGCCGACGTTTTTCAGTTCCAACTTTACCATGCAGCAGCTGGAAGACCAGCACTTGGCAATTGATGCGCAAGGCGCGCGTGAACCTTTGAAAGCCAAGCGGATCATGCAGCGGATTCGCTTCTTGTCGCGCGAGTATTATATTGAAGGCGAAAATATGCGGGCTGGCAATTAA
- a CDS encoding DnaD domain protein, whose protein sequence is MAEVQGRLTPQTGFIVAAASDFVRFDQATFIDFYQPLLSPTALGLFYALQSQLVPEPMLTKRQAHSIMLDRLNLGVAQFAEARNSLEGVEMLQTFYQQDEIGGVYVYVLQPTMTPEEFINDDLLSVRLLQQIGEQRFDELVARSRRYQFDTSRMHNLTHDYFEVFRPDRAAWDAERPILNNARATAVPESQTIQKLPSNSFDFNFLLDQLRNRGIDLQSVKEQRKLIISESVLYSIDESSMASLVYDATDFRSGILQPQALKRGIAAHYAGTLRRPDDPAPAIPATAEDLTDLGEVERSLIQTARQYAPYDYLAGIKQSSGSGYVSPNERNTLTRLVEQGQLPGEVVNILIYHIIVQKENTTLKASLADGIANAWIKAGVKTAADAIREIKNHKKDNDRQASSKPKRRYYSNGRSNINEELPEWAKHPEKVKNKKPSAEKLAKIDQMLAELDQQKNSSDQKQ, encoded by the coding sequence ATGGCTGAAGTGCAAGGGCGCTTGACGCCGCAAACCGGCTTTATCGTGGCCGCTGCGTCAGACTTTGTACGGTTTGACCAAGCGACTTTTATTGATTTTTACCAACCATTGCTGAGTCCCACCGCGCTGGGGCTTTTTTATGCTTTGCAAAGTCAGCTGGTCCCCGAACCAATGCTGACCAAGCGCCAGGCCCACAGCATCATGCTGGATCGCTTGAATCTGGGGGTTGCTCAATTTGCTGAGGCCCGTAATAGTCTGGAGGGCGTTGAAATGCTGCAGACTTTTTATCAGCAAGATGAGATTGGCGGCGTCTATGTCTACGTTCTGCAGCCTACGATGACGCCTGAAGAATTCATTAATGATGATCTTTTGAGCGTTCGGCTGCTCCAGCAGATTGGCGAGCAGCGGTTTGACGAGCTGGTTGCCCGCTCAAGACGCTATCAGTTCGATACCAGCCGTATGCATAATCTGACCCATGACTACTTTGAGGTTTTTCGACCTGATCGTGCGGCCTGGGATGCGGAACGGCCAATTTTAAATAATGCCAGAGCGACGGCGGTTCCTGAAAGTCAGACAATCCAAAAATTACCGTCTAACAGCTTTGACTTCAACTTTCTGCTTGATCAGCTGAGAAATCGTGGTATTGATCTGCAAAGCGTTAAGGAGCAGCGGAAACTGATCATCTCAGAAAGCGTTCTCTATAGTATTGATGAGAGCAGCATGGCCAGCCTGGTATACGATGCGACGGATTTTAGAAGCGGCATTCTGCAGCCTCAGGCTCTAAAACGCGGCATTGCAGCCCATTATGCCGGCACGCTGCGCAGACCAGACGATCCAGCCCCGGCAATTCCGGCGACAGCTGAGGATCTAACCGACCTGGGCGAGGTTGAGCGCAGCCTGATTCAGACGGCACGCCAGTACGCACCTTATGACTATCTGGCTGGAATCAAGCAGTCAAGCGGTTCTGGCTATGTTTCGCCAAATGAGCGCAACACCTTGACGCGCTTGGTTGAGCAGGGGCAGCTGCCCGGTGAGGTTGTCAACATACTGATCTATCATATAATCGTCCAAAAAGAAAATACCACCTTAAAGGCCAGTCTGGCAGATGGGATTGCCAATGCCTGGATCAAGGCGGGAGTGAAGACGGCAGCTGACGCTATTCGTGAAATCAAGAATCATAAAAAGGACAATGATAGGCAGGCTTCATCAAAGCCCAAGCGCCGCTATTACTCAAACGGCCGCAGCAATATCAACGAGGAACTGCCGGAATGGGCAAAACATCCGGAAAAAGTCAAAAATAAAAAGCCGTCTGCTGAAAAACTTGCTAAGATTGACCAAATGCTGGCTGAACTTGATCAGCAAAAAAACAGTTCAGATCAAAAACAATGA